A DNA window from Daucus carota subsp. sativus chromosome 3, DH1 v3.0, whole genome shotgun sequence contains the following coding sequences:
- the LOC108210952 gene encoding cytokinin hydroxylase: MMSMLILVALLAVVLHLLVRIGYASLSFYWLTPRRIKKMMEKQGVRGPKARFLVGNILDMASFCSQSTSKDMDSISHDIVGRLLPHFVAWSRLYGKRFIYWNGTEPRMCLSETHLIKELLLKHSSISGKSWLQQQGTKHFIGRGLLMANGNDWYHQRHIVAPAFMGDKLKSYAGYMVESTKQMLQSLENEIKLGQAEFEIGEYMTRLTADIISRTEFDSSYEKGKQIFHLLTVLQNLCAQASRHLCFPGGRFLPSKYNREIKSLKMEVEKLLMEIIQSRKDCVEVGRSSSYGNDLLGMLLDEMQNKTRGGTEEFSLNLQLIMDECKTFFFAGHDTTALLLTWTVMLLASNPSWQDKVRAEIKEVCNGSSLSIEHLPKLTLLNMVINESLRLYPPASVLPRMAFEDYKLGDLHIPKGLSIWIPVLAIHHSEEIWGKDVNEFNPERFASKTFAPGRQYFMPFAAGPRNCVGQSFALMEAKIILGMLISKFSFNISQNYRHAPVIVLTLKPKYGVQICLKPLDS, encoded by the exons ATGATGAGCATGTTGATACTAGTAGCATTGTTGGCAGTGGTTCTTCATTTGTTGGTAAGAATCGGCTATGCGAGTCTATCATTTTACTGGCTGACTCCGAGACGCATCAAGAAGAtgatggaaaagcaaggagtgcGTGGCCCTAAAGCCCGCTTTCTTGTTGGTAACATTTTAGACATGGCTTCTTTCTGTTCTCAATCCACCTCCAAAGACATGGACTCCATTAGTCACGACATCGTTGGTCGCCTTTTGCCGCATTTTGTTGCCTGGTCTAGACTCTACG GGAAGAGATTTATATATTGGAATGGGACGGAGCCGAGGATGTGCTTGTCGGAGACGCACCTGATAAAAGAGTTGCTACTAAAACACAGTAGCATATCCGGCAAGTCATGGTTGCAGCAACAAGGCACAAAACATTTCATCGGACGAGGTTTGTTGATGGCTAACGGCAACGATTGGTATCATCAGCGTCACATTGTTGCCCCTGCATTCATGGGCGATAAACTCAAG AGTTATGCGGGTTACATGGTGGAAAGCACCAAGCAAATGCTGCAATCATTAGAAAATGAAATAAAGTTGGGACAAGCTGAGTTTGAAATTGGTGAGTACATGACTCGGCTCACGGCCGACATCATATCTCGAACAGAATTCGATAGTAGCTACGAAAAGGGAAAGCAAATATTTCATCTGCTCACCGTTTTACAGAATCTGTGTGCACAAGCCAGCCGGCACTTGTGCTTTCCTGGTGGCAG GTTTCTACCTAGTAAATACAATAGGGAGATAAAGTCATTGAAAATGGAGGTGGAGAAATTACTGATGGAGATTATCCAGAGCAGGAAAGACTGCGTGGAGGTGGGGCGAAGCAGTTCATACGGGAATGATTTGTTAGGAATGTTGCTGGACGAGATGCAGAATAAAACAAGAGGAGGAACTGAGGAATTCAGCCTCAATTTGCAGTTGATCATGGATGAATGCAAGACTTTCTTTTTTGCAGGACATGATACGACGGCTCTTCTTCTTACATGGACTGTTATGCTCCTTGCTAGCAATCCTTCTTGGCAAGATAAAGTCAGGGCCGAGATTAAGGAAGTCTGCAACGGAAGCTCACTCTCCATTGAACATCTCCCCAAACTTACTCTG TTAAACATGGTGATCAATGAATCGCTTCGCCTTTACCCTCCAGCTTCTGTGCTTCCGAGGATGGCCTTCGAGGATTATAAGCTCGGAGACCTCCACATTCCAAAAGGATTGTCCATATGGATTCCGGTATTAGCCATACATCACAGTGAGGAGATATGGGGAAAAGATGTGAATGAGTTCAATCCAGAGAGGTTTGCTTCAAAGACTTTTGCTCCTGGCAGACAATACTTCATGCCATTTGCTGCGGGTCCAAGAAACTGCGTTGGTCAATCCTTTGCTTTGATGGAAGCTAAGATCATTTTGGGCATGTTAATATCCAAGTTTAGTTTCAACATTTCTCAGAATTACAGGCATGCACCAGTTATTGTGCTCACCTTGAAACCCAAGTATGGGGTTCAGATATGTTTGAAGCCCTTGGATTCGTga